A region of Mobula birostris isolate sMobBir1 chromosome X, sMobBir1.hap1, whole genome shotgun sequence DNA encodes the following proteins:
- the LOC140191588 gene encoding G-protein coupled receptor 182-like, with the protein MEEVTVTVPSDSLHNDNNDHCLGAECSCSIYVDFDILDSSLIVMYILFFIAGLVENALVLWINWKIKKAKKESYFYVFNLAVADMGAVLTIPFRLMEISHSYEWFWGSFLCKLDAFLYCVNLYSSTFFLTYMTIERYLSLRYPDQALGPRDRRIRWMVCVCLWTLAVVLSIPHYLLYDVFESWHTFCFIDSITSWNIANFFVTICGFVIPFPIIIVSNIFTTKASKASHNTESIRLSKLISVYIIVFMLCWSPFYITTFISAVDWSTNCNMETVISLLHELGKCFTFSHCVVNPIFYNFMQKHFMYHLETNVVKFLPKKYVKEVDNVSISSDTKQIVVIS; encoded by the coding sequence ATGGAGGAAGTAACTGTGACCGTACCAAGTGACAGCTTGCACAATGACAACAACGATCATTGCCTTGGTGCAGAATGTTCCTGCTCCATCTATGTAGATTTTGACATACTGGACAGTTCATTAATAGTTATGTACATATTATTTTTTATAGCAGGTTTGGTAGAGAATGCCCTCGTCCTTTGGATAAACTGGAAGATAAAAAAGGCCAAGAAAGAAAGCTACTTCTATGTTTTTAATTTAGCCGTTGCTGACATGGGTGCAGTTTTAACCATCCCATTCAGGCTGATGGAGATCTCGCACAGTTACGAATGGTTCTGGGGCAGCTTTCTGTGTAAACTTGATGCCTTCCTGTATTGTGTTAATCTGTACAGCAGCACTTTTTTCTTAACCTATATGACCATTGAGAGATACCTCTCACTGCGATACCCAGATCAAGCTCTAGGACCAAGGGATCGACGCATCCGctggatggtgtgtgtgtgtttgtggactCTTGCCGTAGTATTATCCATACCTCATTATCTTCTTTATGACGTTTTTGAATCTTGGCATACATTTTGCTTCATAGATAGTATCACCTCTTGGAATATTGCAAATTTTTTTGTCACAATTTGCGGGTTTGTTATCCCCTTCCCCATCATCATCGTGAGTAATATCTTCACTACAAAAGCCTCAAAAGCCTCCCATAACACAGAAAGTATTCGGCTCAGTAAATTAATATCTGTTTATATCATAGTGTTTATGTTGTGTTGGTCACCTTTTTACATAACCACATTTATTTCTGCAGTGGATTGGTCCACAAACTGTAATATGGAGACTGTAATTTCATTACTTCATGAGTTGGGCAAGTGCTTCACCTTTTCTCACTGCGTCGTGAATCCCATCTTCTACAACTTTATGCAAAAACATTTCATGTATCATTTAGAAACCAATGTTGTGAAATTCTTGCCCAAAAAATATGTCAAAGAAGTTGACAATGTTTCCATTTCTTCAGACACCAAACAAATTGTGGTTATTTCATGA